From Ptiloglossa arizonensis isolate GNS036 chromosome 14, iyPtiAriz1_principal, whole genome shotgun sequence, the proteins below share one genomic window:
- the LOC143154194 gene encoding lateral signaling target protein 2 homolog isoform X1, which yields MSIVTKYRNRHYAPWKSNRWGHLFEATIDANAPRDDTSLLAQFFYADESLNAVACELDSFDGRQEPERCTTLVNQLRHCQDKVLTICSQIMDDLIPESRANRDFRVKFPDDVMQENLAGQLWFGAECLAAGSSIMNREAESSAMRPLAKALTKSLDIVRNLLREHALKGHMNLKFLFQTQNPLDPSLEKLIESLRIFDLLFAEFELCYVGAMVPVKSTKEYEQQELVCVLFSETLQRALERGLLSQADVDNYEPALMFTIPRLAIVSGLLAPPGGPLCLNSPDNISEMFRPFKTLLLKIRELLWTLNNRELYMLEKLLCSNEEPSGPITHSSKSACQDIPDLEEFVHNFYTGYPNCKDFIVDFYTVTRNTGNNMDEVANDAVQTLTEENENVDRLIKMRADRVKNRHAETRTSVVETGPNRLTVSTDGCAESVRCNGGARKSSERDSVSDEVQYNVKKSCGSNTSRQQSSDNSPCSRRDDDDDASPIFLAVQSSTVQNTAEGSVPGNGENQCNNHLHKQQEDFMSTDISEILGGSDNIEIPQTQYLLNQVSHENNVTGETVHIQNSLPDLDSKKLISEANKTLSNLLLDGDCQNEMSEQTDSGICTVISSENTSLYDKSPEEKKTFANEIRQDEQVLDDEDTQENTSYSCSNLNSPKRKSSTISDTSCVCSLRSVKTVASLDHSIEVHNLHSANTEAAKNIPRISSNFDGTNEEFVGVAYGNGHISVCDSNQSSFQINYTENWENLNLNIDASTSRNEFWSDLKCENCPSTSQSIGKIGTKIEQYAQDKMASRKVRYEKQKRRHQRKHERNSQIVHHAMQENRNSNFQNVRSTTSTESSRSNSTDRCLNPRLISYGASLHPSQNTRQMPNFGSHSPHASPRLQHFETRSTPTSGQRTCSVATKTQRNLSPQNRKLLDHRRSRSEQISRMKKRDLEKRDKLERVNPRSEQTKRKLGSRSPNELMNDGLGPRTDKSGLVTEPVSPVMPQNVSYGTQNVIKDNNTQRTTRAIRLVNASAVSGTQSFNSDHSLIHKPDVGSSSSCSSCCDSSSETSEFQSDCQDDEEIALAMQAAEIANRNQIRAKFRSSEDLVHRLFVCIAGVADQLQTNFASDLRNILKCVFLMNSSQTVEDGETKDESLTTDNQLASSLNDTGTDHDQQDSLQEYENDMEEIPAANDQNTTSPVTERGEECVERAPAWIPDNDAPRCMACQAGFTVVRRRHHCRNCGKVFCGRCSSNNVPLPRYGHTKPVRVCNRCFLYQVTPFTVSQVTPAS from the exons AGAGACGATACGAGTCTGCTCGCTCAGTTCTTCTACGCTGACGAGTCCCTGAACGCCGTTGCCTGCGAGCTAGACTCCTTCGACGGCCGACAGGAGCCGGAGAGATGCACCACGTTGGTGAATCAGCTGCGCCATTGCCAGGACAAGGTGCTGACGATATGCAGCCAGATAATGGACGACCTGATTCCGGAGAGCAGGGCAAATCGGGATTTCAGGGTGAAGTTCCCCGACGACGTGATGCAGGAGAATCTTGCAGGGCAGCTGTGGTTCGGCGCGGAATGCCTGGCAGCGGGATCCTCCATCATGAACAGGGAAGCTGAAAGTTCAGCCATGAGACCGTTGGCGAAGGCTCTGACAAAGTCGCTGGATATCGTCAGGAATTTGCTCAGAGAGCACGCGCTGAAAGGTCACATGAACCTGAAG tttctttttcagacgcaaaacCCATTAGACCCGTCGTTGGAAAAGCTGATCGAGTCGTTGAGGATCTTCGACCTTTTGTTCGCCGAGTTTGAATTGTGCTACGTCGGCGCCATGGTTCCGGTGAAATCGACGAAGGAGTACGAGCAGCAGGAACTCGTGTGCGTTTTATTTTCGGAGACGCTGCAAAGAGCTCTCGAACGCGGATTGCTTAGCCAAGCCGACGTGGATAATTACGAGCCAGCCCTGATGTTTACTATTCCTCGTTTGGCGATTGTTTCCGGCCTCTTGGCTCCGCCTGGAGGCCCGTTGTGCCTCAATTCCCCCGACAACATTAGTGAAATGTTTAGACCATTTAAG ACGCTTCTTCTAAAAATAAGAGAGCTACTTTGGACGTTAAACAATCGCGAGCTGTACATGCTGGAGAAATTGTTGTGCTCGAACGAGGAACCGTCAGGTCCTATCACGCATTCGTCAAAGTCCGCGTGCCAGGACATACCAGACCTCGAGGAGTTCGTTCACAATTTTTATACCGGTTACCCGAATTGCAAAGACTTCATCGTAGATTTTTACACAGTGACAAGGAACACGGGAAACAACATGGACGAGGTGGCGAACGACGCCGTGCAAACGTTGACCGAGGAAAATGAGAACGTCGATCGTTTGATAAAGATGAGGGCCGATCGGGTGAAGAACAGACACGCCGAGACGAGAACGAGCGTCGTGGAAACCGGGCCTAATCGGTTGACCGTGTCCACGGACGGTTGCGCGGAGAGTGTAAGGTGTAACGGTGGCGCGAGGAAATCGAGTGAACGGGATAGTGTCAGTGACGAAGTGCAGTACAACGTGAAGAAATCTTGTGGTTCGAACACCAGCAGACAACAGTCCAGCGACAACAGCCCTTGCTCGAggagagacgacgacgacgacgcgagtCCTATTTTCTTAGCGGTACAGAGTAGCACGGTGCAGAACACCGCCGAGGGCAGTGTACCCGGTAACGGTGAGAACCAATGCAACAATCATCTCCACAAACAACAGGAGGACTTCATGAGCACCGATATATCCGAGATATTGGGCGGCTCGGACAACATCGAAATCCCGCAGACCCAGTACCTGCTCAATCAGGTTTCGCACGAGAACAACGTAACCGGTGAGACCGTACACATTCAGAACTCTCTACCGGACCTGGACTCGAAGAAGCTCATCTCCGAAGCGAACAAGACTCTATCGAACCTTTTGTTGGATGGCGATTGTCAGAACGAAATGTCCGAACAAACGGACTCGGGTATCTGCACGGTGATATCCTCGGAGAACACGAGCCTGTACGATAAGAGTCCGGAGGAGAAGAAAACCTTCGCGAACGAGATTCGCCAGGACGAACAAGTCCTGGACGACGAGGACACGCAGGAGAATACCAGTTACTCTTGCTCGAATCTCAACTCGCCGAAGAGGAAGAGCTCCACGATCTCGGACACATCCTGCGTCTGTAGTCTGCGTAGCGTGAAAACGGTCGCGTCGTTGGACCATTCGATCGAGGTACACAATCTGCACTCGGCCAACACCGAGGCCGCGAAAAACATTCCAAGGATATCTTCTAACTTCGATGGAACCAACGAGGAGTTCGTCGGGGTCGCCTACGGGAACGGTCACATATCCGTATGCGATTCCAATCAGTCCAGCTTTCAGATCAATTACACCGAGAACTGGGAGAACCTGAACCTGAACATCGACGCGTCCACGTCCAGGAACGAGTTCTGGAGCGACCTCAAGTGCGAGAATTGTCCGTCTACGTCGCAGAGCATCGGCAAGATCGGGACGAAGATCGAGCAGTACGCTCAGGACAAGATGGCATCGAGGAAAGTGAGATACGAGAAGCAGAAGCGACGTCATCAACGCAAACACGAGAGGAACAGCCAGATCGTTCATCACGCGATGCAGGAGAACAGAAACTCGAATTTTCAGAACGTACGGTCCACCACGAGCACCGAAAGCTCCAGGTCGAATTCGACGGATCGTTGCTTGAACCCCAGGCTGATCAGCTACGGCGCCAGTTTGCATCCCAGCCAGAACACTAGGCAGATGCCGAACTTTGGTAGCCACAGTCCTCACGCCAGTCCGAGATTACAGCACTTCGAGACGCGTAGCACACCCACATCCGGACAACGGACCTGCAGCGTCGCGACGAAAACACAGAGGAACTTGTCACCGCAGAATAGAAAGCTTTTGGACCACAGGAGATCCAGATCGGAACAGATCAGCCGTATGAAGAAGAGGGATCTCGAGAAGAGGGACAAGCTCGAACGAGTCAATCCACGTTCGGAGCAAACCAAGAGGAAATTGGGAAGCAGAAGCCCCAATGAACTGATGAACGACGGTTTGGGACCAAGGACGGACAAAAGTGGCTTGGTGACCGAGCCAGTTTCACCCGTGATGCCGCAGAACGTTTCTTACGGGACGCAGAATGTAATAAAAGACAATAATACACAGAGAACCACACGAGCGATAAGACTGGTCAACGCGTCCGCGGTTTCCGGCACGCAGTCTTTCAATTCGGATCATTCATTGATTCATAAACCAGACGTAGGATCCAGTTCCAGTTGTTCTAGCTGTTGCGACTCGAGCTCCGAGACCAGCGAGTTCCAGAGCGACTGCCAGGACGACGAGGAAATTGCCTTGGCAATGCAAGCCGCCGAGATCGCGAATAGGAATCAAATTCGGGCGAAATTCCG ATCTTCAGAGGATCTTGTCCATCGTCTGTTCGTATGCATAGCAGGGGTAGCTGATCAATTGCAGACGAATTTCGCATCGGATCTGCGCAATATTTTGAAATGCGTGTTCCTTATGAACAGTAGTCAAACCGTAGAGGACGGTGAGACGAAAGATGAAAGTTTAACGACGGATAATCAGTTGGCGAGTTCTTTAAACGATACGGGTACTGATCACGATCAGCAAGATTCGTTACAGGAATATGAAAATGATATGGAAGAGATCCCTGCAGCGAATGACCAAAACACGA CTTCTCCTGTAACCGAACGCGGGGAAGAATGTGTGGAGAGAGCACCGGCTTGGATACCCGACAATGATGCACCAAGATGCATGGCTTGTCAAGCAGGGTTTACCGTGGTGAGACGAAGACACCATTGCAGAAACTGTGGCAAGGTGTTCTGCGGTCGGTGCAGCAGCAACAACGTTCCCCTGCCCCGTTACGGGCACACAAAACCCGTGAGGGTGTGCAACAGGTGTTTTCTCTATCAGGTGACTCCGTTCACCGTTTCCCAAGTAACGCCCGCGAGCTGA
- the LOC143154194 gene encoding lateral signaling target protein 2 homolog isoform X3, protein MESIRKWFYRPKRDDTSLLAQFFYADESLNAVACELDSFDGRQEPERCTTLVNQLRHCQDKVLTICSQIMDDLIPESRANRDFRVKFPDDVMQENLAGQLWFGAECLAAGSSIMNREAESSAMRPLAKALTKSLDIVRNLLREHALKGHMNLKFLFQTQNPLDPSLEKLIESLRIFDLLFAEFELCYVGAMVPVKSTKEYEQQELVCVLFSETLQRALERGLLSQADVDNYEPALMFTIPRLAIVSGLLAPPGGPLCLNSPDNISEMFRPFKTLLLKIRELLWTLNNRELYMLEKLLCSNEEPSGPITHSSKSACQDIPDLEEFVHNFYTGYPNCKDFIVDFYTVTRNTGNNMDEVANDAVQTLTEENENVDRLIKMRADRVKNRHAETRTSVVETGPNRLTVSTDGCAESVRCNGGARKSSERDSVSDEVQYNVKKSCGSNTSRQQSSDNSPCSRRDDDDDASPIFLAVQSSTVQNTAEGSVPGNGENQCNNHLHKQQEDFMSTDISEILGGSDNIEIPQTQYLLNQVSHENNVTGETVHIQNSLPDLDSKKLISEANKTLSNLLLDGDCQNEMSEQTDSGICTVISSENTSLYDKSPEEKKTFANEIRQDEQVLDDEDTQENTSYSCSNLNSPKRKSSTISDTSCVCSLRSVKTVASLDHSIEVHNLHSANTEAAKNIPRISSNFDGTNEEFVGVAYGNGHISVCDSNQSSFQINYTENWENLNLNIDASTSRNEFWSDLKCENCPSTSQSIGKIGTKIEQYAQDKMASRKVRYEKQKRRHQRKHERNSQIVHHAMQENRNSNFQNVRSTTSTESSRSNSTDRCLNPRLISYGASLHPSQNTRQMPNFGSHSPHASPRLQHFETRSTPTSGQRTCSVATKTQRNLSPQNRKLLDHRRSRSEQISRMKKRDLEKRDKLERVNPRSEQTKRKLGSRSPNELMNDGLGPRTDKSGLVTEPVSPVMPQNVSYGTQNVIKDNNTQRTTRAIRLVNASAVSGTQSFNSDHSLIHKPDVGSSSSCSSCCDSSSETSEFQSDCQDDEEIALAMQAAEIANRNQIRAKFRSSEDLVHRLFVCIAGVADQLQTNFASDLRNILKCVFLMNSSQTVEDGETKDESLTTDNQLASSLNDTGTDHDQQDSLQEYENDMEEIPAANDQNTTSPVTERGEECVERAPAWIPDNDAPRCMACQAGFTVVRRRHHCRNCGKVFCGRCSSNNVPLPRYGHTKPVRVCNRCFLYQVTPFTVSQVTPAS, encoded by the exons AGAGACGATACGAGTCTGCTCGCTCAGTTCTTCTACGCTGACGAGTCCCTGAACGCCGTTGCCTGCGAGCTAGACTCCTTCGACGGCCGACAGGAGCCGGAGAGATGCACCACGTTGGTGAATCAGCTGCGCCATTGCCAGGACAAGGTGCTGACGATATGCAGCCAGATAATGGACGACCTGATTCCGGAGAGCAGGGCAAATCGGGATTTCAGGGTGAAGTTCCCCGACGACGTGATGCAGGAGAATCTTGCAGGGCAGCTGTGGTTCGGCGCGGAATGCCTGGCAGCGGGATCCTCCATCATGAACAGGGAAGCTGAAAGTTCAGCCATGAGACCGTTGGCGAAGGCTCTGACAAAGTCGCTGGATATCGTCAGGAATTTGCTCAGAGAGCACGCGCTGAAAGGTCACATGAACCTGAAG tttctttttcagacgcaaaacCCATTAGACCCGTCGTTGGAAAAGCTGATCGAGTCGTTGAGGATCTTCGACCTTTTGTTCGCCGAGTTTGAATTGTGCTACGTCGGCGCCATGGTTCCGGTGAAATCGACGAAGGAGTACGAGCAGCAGGAACTCGTGTGCGTTTTATTTTCGGAGACGCTGCAAAGAGCTCTCGAACGCGGATTGCTTAGCCAAGCCGACGTGGATAATTACGAGCCAGCCCTGATGTTTACTATTCCTCGTTTGGCGATTGTTTCCGGCCTCTTGGCTCCGCCTGGAGGCCCGTTGTGCCTCAATTCCCCCGACAACATTAGTGAAATGTTTAGACCATTTAAG ACGCTTCTTCTAAAAATAAGAGAGCTACTTTGGACGTTAAACAATCGCGAGCTGTACATGCTGGAGAAATTGTTGTGCTCGAACGAGGAACCGTCAGGTCCTATCACGCATTCGTCAAAGTCCGCGTGCCAGGACATACCAGACCTCGAGGAGTTCGTTCACAATTTTTATACCGGTTACCCGAATTGCAAAGACTTCATCGTAGATTTTTACACAGTGACAAGGAACACGGGAAACAACATGGACGAGGTGGCGAACGACGCCGTGCAAACGTTGACCGAGGAAAATGAGAACGTCGATCGTTTGATAAAGATGAGGGCCGATCGGGTGAAGAACAGACACGCCGAGACGAGAACGAGCGTCGTGGAAACCGGGCCTAATCGGTTGACCGTGTCCACGGACGGTTGCGCGGAGAGTGTAAGGTGTAACGGTGGCGCGAGGAAATCGAGTGAACGGGATAGTGTCAGTGACGAAGTGCAGTACAACGTGAAGAAATCTTGTGGTTCGAACACCAGCAGACAACAGTCCAGCGACAACAGCCCTTGCTCGAggagagacgacgacgacgacgcgagtCCTATTTTCTTAGCGGTACAGAGTAGCACGGTGCAGAACACCGCCGAGGGCAGTGTACCCGGTAACGGTGAGAACCAATGCAACAATCATCTCCACAAACAACAGGAGGACTTCATGAGCACCGATATATCCGAGATATTGGGCGGCTCGGACAACATCGAAATCCCGCAGACCCAGTACCTGCTCAATCAGGTTTCGCACGAGAACAACGTAACCGGTGAGACCGTACACATTCAGAACTCTCTACCGGACCTGGACTCGAAGAAGCTCATCTCCGAAGCGAACAAGACTCTATCGAACCTTTTGTTGGATGGCGATTGTCAGAACGAAATGTCCGAACAAACGGACTCGGGTATCTGCACGGTGATATCCTCGGAGAACACGAGCCTGTACGATAAGAGTCCGGAGGAGAAGAAAACCTTCGCGAACGAGATTCGCCAGGACGAACAAGTCCTGGACGACGAGGACACGCAGGAGAATACCAGTTACTCTTGCTCGAATCTCAACTCGCCGAAGAGGAAGAGCTCCACGATCTCGGACACATCCTGCGTCTGTAGTCTGCGTAGCGTGAAAACGGTCGCGTCGTTGGACCATTCGATCGAGGTACACAATCTGCACTCGGCCAACACCGAGGCCGCGAAAAACATTCCAAGGATATCTTCTAACTTCGATGGAACCAACGAGGAGTTCGTCGGGGTCGCCTACGGGAACGGTCACATATCCGTATGCGATTCCAATCAGTCCAGCTTTCAGATCAATTACACCGAGAACTGGGAGAACCTGAACCTGAACATCGACGCGTCCACGTCCAGGAACGAGTTCTGGAGCGACCTCAAGTGCGAGAATTGTCCGTCTACGTCGCAGAGCATCGGCAAGATCGGGACGAAGATCGAGCAGTACGCTCAGGACAAGATGGCATCGAGGAAAGTGAGATACGAGAAGCAGAAGCGACGTCATCAACGCAAACACGAGAGGAACAGCCAGATCGTTCATCACGCGATGCAGGAGAACAGAAACTCGAATTTTCAGAACGTACGGTCCACCACGAGCACCGAAAGCTCCAGGTCGAATTCGACGGATCGTTGCTTGAACCCCAGGCTGATCAGCTACGGCGCCAGTTTGCATCCCAGCCAGAACACTAGGCAGATGCCGAACTTTGGTAGCCACAGTCCTCACGCCAGTCCGAGATTACAGCACTTCGAGACGCGTAGCACACCCACATCCGGACAACGGACCTGCAGCGTCGCGACGAAAACACAGAGGAACTTGTCACCGCAGAATAGAAAGCTTTTGGACCACAGGAGATCCAGATCGGAACAGATCAGCCGTATGAAGAAGAGGGATCTCGAGAAGAGGGACAAGCTCGAACGAGTCAATCCACGTTCGGAGCAAACCAAGAGGAAATTGGGAAGCAGAAGCCCCAATGAACTGATGAACGACGGTTTGGGACCAAGGACGGACAAAAGTGGCTTGGTGACCGAGCCAGTTTCACCCGTGATGCCGCAGAACGTTTCTTACGGGACGCAGAATGTAATAAAAGACAATAATACACAGAGAACCACACGAGCGATAAGACTGGTCAACGCGTCCGCGGTTTCCGGCACGCAGTCTTTCAATTCGGATCATTCATTGATTCATAAACCAGACGTAGGATCCAGTTCCAGTTGTTCTAGCTGTTGCGACTCGAGCTCCGAGACCAGCGAGTTCCAGAGCGACTGCCAGGACGACGAGGAAATTGCCTTGGCAATGCAAGCCGCCGAGATCGCGAATAGGAATCAAATTCGGGCGAAATTCCG ATCTTCAGAGGATCTTGTCCATCGTCTGTTCGTATGCATAGCAGGGGTAGCTGATCAATTGCAGACGAATTTCGCATCGGATCTGCGCAATATTTTGAAATGCGTGTTCCTTATGAACAGTAGTCAAACCGTAGAGGACGGTGAGACGAAAGATGAAAGTTTAACGACGGATAATCAGTTGGCGAGTTCTTTAAACGATACGGGTACTGATCACGATCAGCAAGATTCGTTACAGGAATATGAAAATGATATGGAAGAGATCCCTGCAGCGAATGACCAAAACACGA CTTCTCCTGTAACCGAACGCGGGGAAGAATGTGTGGAGAGAGCACCGGCTTGGATACCCGACAATGATGCACCAAGATGCATGGCTTGTCAAGCAGGGTTTACCGTGGTGAGACGAAGACACCATTGCAGAAACTGTGGCAAGGTGTTCTGCGGTCGGTGCAGCAGCAACAACGTTCCCCTGCCCCGTTACGGGCACACAAAACCCGTGAGGGTGTGCAACAGGTGTTTTCTCTATCAGGTGACTCCGTTCACCGTTTCCCAAGTAACGCCCGCGAGCTGA